In Geopsychrobacter electrodiphilus DSM 16401, a single window of DNA contains:
- a CDS encoding aldo/keto reductase, whose amino-acid sequence MRYNRLGNTGLFISELCFGTMTFGGGEGIWGMIGDLQQKEAERLIAQALEGGINFIDTADVYAGGVAEQITGQALKNLGVKRDEVVIATKVFSQMGAGPNSRGASRAHILDGIKASLKRLQLDYVDLYQIHGFDPATPMEETVRALESLVSQGLVRYVGVSNWSAWQIMKGLGIADRLGFSRFASLQAYYSIAGRDLEREIVPLLESEGLGLMVWSPLAGGLLSGKYGRDLSGEEGSRRVIFDFPPVDLERAWGVVDCMRPMAEARGCSVARIALAWLLHQPRVTSVIIGAKRPDQLTDNLAAVEIALSTDELATLDEVSRLPQEYPAWMLERQGEVRMTQLKDAKH is encoded by the coding sequence ATGCGCTACAACAGACTTGGCAACACCGGACTGTTTATTTCGGAACTCTGCTTCGGCACCATGACCTTTGGCGGTGGCGAGGGGATCTGGGGGATGATCGGTGACCTGCAGCAGAAGGAGGCCGAACGGCTGATCGCCCAGGCCCTGGAAGGGGGCATCAACTTCATCGACACCGCTGATGTCTACGCGGGGGGCGTCGCCGAACAGATCACCGGGCAGGCCCTGAAAAATCTCGGCGTCAAACGCGATGAGGTAGTGATCGCGACCAAGGTCTTCAGCCAGATGGGGGCCGGCCCCAATTCCCGCGGTGCGTCCCGCGCTCATATTCTCGACGGCATCAAGGCCAGCCTCAAGCGGCTGCAGCTCGACTACGTCGATCTCTACCAGATTCACGGCTTCGACCCCGCGACGCCGATGGAAGAGACCGTACGCGCGCTGGAATCTCTGGTGTCACAGGGGCTGGTGCGTTATGTCGGGGTCTCCAACTGGAGTGCCTGGCAGATCATGAAAGGGCTGGGGATCGCCGACCGCCTCGGCTTCTCCCGGTTTGCCTCCCTGCAAGCCTACTACAGCATCGCCGGTCGCGACCTGGAACGGGAGATTGTACCGCTGCTCGAGAGCGAAGGGCTGGGGCTGATGGTCTGGAGTCCCCTGGCTGGCGGTCTGCTCAGCGGCAAGTACGGGCGGGACCTCAGCGGTGAAGAAGGGAGCCGACGGGTGATCTTCGACTTTCCGCCGGTGGACCTCGAGCGAGCCTGGGGGGTGGTCGACTGCATGCGCCCCATGGCCGAGGCGCGTGGCTGCTCGGTGGCGCGCATCGCCCTGGCCTGGCTGCTACATCAGCCCCGGGTGACCAGCGTCATCATCGGCGCCAAACGTCCCGATCAGCTGACGGACAACCTGGCCGCGGTGGAGATCGCGCTGTCCACGGACGAACTGGCGACCCTCGACGAGGTCAGCCGCCTGCCGCAGGAATACCCTGCCTGGATGCTGGAGCGACAGGGGGAGGTACGCATGACGCAGCTGAAGGACGCGAAACACTGA
- a CDS encoding cation:proton antiporter: MGIAADIVIIVLAAFGGGLLAHALRQPLILGYILAGVLIGPFTGGVTVSDVHDIEKLAEIGVALLLFALGLEFSLKELRPVRFIALIGAPIQILLTIGFGYLIGLSLGWAPVASLWLGGLVSLSSTMVILKTLMNQGMMGTLSSRVMVGILIVQDLAVVPLMILLPQISDPKAGLPVLGMALLKGAVFLAVMLFVGSRILPWLLRRIARWNSRELFVLSITAIGLGVGYATYQIGLSFALGAFVAGMVLSESDYGHQALSDIIPLRDLFSLLFFTSVGMLLDPAFLFHNWVGVLQLVLMISLGKGLILALTTRSFGYGNVVPLAVGLGMFQIGEFSFVLGQVGFSGGFLSGEEHSFILSATILSMLMTPLISSLTVPLYRLKTRYFKADSIKTANLPPEGLHGHIVIAGGGRVGQHIAKLLTQVEVSFIIIEMNHNRLEECTKLGFPAIYGDASQEIVLEAANLGEAQQVLITLPNIIATEAIVRQVHSRYPTLNMVVRAEGVEQMRALYEDGVYMVILPELEAGLEIARQALLHLKLPIPTIQRYTDALRRDHYHPDHEMGKGHLEISLLKNARDHLELNWERLDQDSLMVGQSIRTLDIRRTTGVSIVGVLREGSFSPNPPADFVFSAGDLVAVLGNSSQCIEISALA, translated from the coding sequence ATGGGTATTGCCGCCGATATTGTCATAATTGTTCTCGCTGCCTTTGGTGGAGGTTTGCTGGCGCACGCCCTGCGGCAGCCTTTGATTCTGGGCTATATCCTTGCCGGAGTTTTGATTGGCCCCTTCACCGGTGGTGTCACGGTTTCTGATGTCCATGACATCGAAAAGTTGGCCGAAATCGGTGTTGCCCTGCTTTTATTCGCGCTCGGGCTTGAATTCTCTCTCAAGGAGTTACGGCCGGTCAGGTTTATTGCGCTCATCGGGGCACCAATCCAGATCCTGCTGACAATCGGGTTTGGATACCTGATCGGACTTTCTCTTGGCTGGGCCCCGGTTGCGTCTTTATGGCTAGGTGGGCTGGTTTCGCTGTCGAGTACCATGGTGATCCTGAAGACCCTTATGAACCAGGGGATGATGGGTACCTTATCGAGCAGGGTGATGGTCGGGATCCTGATTGTGCAGGATCTGGCTGTGGTGCCGCTGATGATTCTATTGCCGCAGATATCGGATCCTAAGGCGGGCCTGCCGGTATTGGGGATGGCTTTACTTAAAGGGGCTGTCTTTCTTGCGGTGATGCTGTTTGTCGGGTCGCGGATTCTGCCCTGGCTGCTGCGGCGGATTGCACGTTGGAATTCGCGCGAGCTTTTTGTCCTTTCAATTACCGCTATCGGTCTGGGAGTCGGCTATGCCACTTATCAGATCGGCCTCTCCTTCGCCCTGGGCGCTTTTGTTGCCGGTATGGTGTTAAGCGAATCCGATTACGGGCACCAGGCTCTCAGCGACATCATCCCGTTGCGCGACCTGTTCAGTCTGCTCTTTTTTACTTCGGTTGGGATGCTGCTCGATCCAGCATTTCTGTTTCACAACTGGGTCGGAGTTTTACAGCTGGTGTTGATGATCTCTCTCGGTAAGGGATTGATTCTGGCACTCACAACCAGAAGTTTCGGTTATGGGAATGTGGTCCCGCTTGCCGTGGGGTTGGGGATGTTTCAGATCGGAGAATTCTCTTTTGTGCTGGGGCAGGTTGGATTTTCTGGCGGGTTTTTGAGCGGCGAGGAACACTCCTTTATTCTCTCTGCAACCATTCTCAGTATGTTGATGACGCCTCTGATCTCCAGCTTAACGGTGCCGCTCTATCGCCTGAAAACCCGCTATTTCAAAGCAGATTCCATCAAGACGGCTAATCTGCCACCCGAAGGATTACATGGGCATATTGTCATCGCCGGTGGGGGTCGGGTCGGTCAGCATATTGCGAAGCTTCTCACCCAGGTCGAAGTCTCATTTATCATCATTGAGATGAATCATAATCGCCTCGAAGAATGCACAAAACTTGGATTTCCGGCAATTTATGGAGATGCAAGCCAGGAGATTGTTCTTGAAGCCGCAAATCTGGGCGAGGCCCAACAAGTACTGATTACCTTGCCGAATATTATTGCCACCGAAGCCATCGTACGTCAGGTCCACAGTCGATATCCCACGCTGAATATGGTGGTGCGGGCTGAAGGGGTTGAGCAGATGCGGGCGCTGTATGAAGACGGGGTCTACATGGTCATCCTCCCCGAGCTGGAAGCCGGCCTTGAAATCGCCCGTCAGGCGCTGTTGCATCTCAAGCTCCCGATCCCCACCATCCAGCGTTACACTGATGCCTTGCGCCGTGATCACTATCATCCAGATCATGAGATGGGCAAAGGCCATCTAGAAATCAGTCTGTTGAAAAATGCTCGTGATCATCTCGAGCTGAACTGGGAGCGATTGGATCAAGACAGCTTGATGGTCGGGCAGAGTATTCGAACCCTTGACATTCGGCGCACCACAGGGGTCTCGATCGTCGGCGTTTTACGTGAGGGGAGTTTCAGCCCGAATCCGCCGGCCGACTTTGTTTTTTCTGCAGGTGATTTGGTGGCGGTTCTTGGAAACAGCAGCCAATGTATAGAGATTAGTGCGCTGGCGTAA
- a CDS encoding DJ-1/PfpI family protein, protein MAAKKILMLVGDFVEDYEVMVPFQALQMIGHTVHAVCPGKKAGESVRTAVHDFEGDQTYSEKPGHNFALNATFDDIKADAYDALVIPGGRAPEYIRLNKTVLSIVQHFAAANKPIAAVCHGAQVLAAAGVLKGRSCSCYPAVGPDVTLAGGKFMEIAVDRAHVDGNLVTAPAWPAHPEWLSKFLQVLGTKIEL, encoded by the coding sequence ATGGCAGCCAAAAAAATACTGATGCTGGTCGGCGATTTTGTTGAAGACTACGAGGTCATGGTCCCATTTCAGGCGCTGCAGATGATCGGTCACACGGTTCATGCGGTTTGTCCGGGGAAGAAGGCGGGAGAGTCGGTACGGACTGCGGTGCATGATTTCGAGGGGGATCAGACCTACAGCGAAAAACCCGGTCATAATTTTGCCCTGAACGCGACCTTTGACGATATCAAGGCTGACGCTTATGACGCTCTTGTCATCCCTGGTGGGCGCGCACCGGAGTATATTCGACTCAATAAAACTGTTCTGTCGATCGTGCAACATTTTGCTGCGGCGAACAAACCGATCGCGGCCGTTTGTCATGGCGCTCAGGTCCTGGCGGCGGCCGGGGTTCTTAAGGGACGGTCCTGTTCCTGTTATCCGGCGGTTGGGCCGGATGTTACCCTCGCCGGCGGAAAATTCATGGAGATTGCGGTTGACCGCGCTCATGTTGATGGGAATCTGGTCACCGCTCCGGCATGGCCCGCCCATCCCGAATGGCTCTCCAAGTTTTTACAGGTTCTCGGGACGAAGATCGAACTCTGA
- a CDS encoding cytochrome c peroxidase, with the protein MKLILTIMLLMFVASPCLAAQAPTADLGKQLFESPTLGSNGKSCSSCHSQGKGLEKIAGYDDAKLKGRINSCIRGALKGKVLALESTELDSMLIYLRSLQPGS; encoded by the coding sequence ATGAAACTGATCCTGACTATCATGCTGTTAATGTTTGTTGCCAGTCCGTGTCTCGCCGCCCAGGCCCCGACCGCCGATCTTGGCAAGCAGTTGTTCGAGTCGCCCACCCTGGGGAGCAACGGCAAGAGCTGTTCGAGTTGTCATTCGCAGGGAAAAGGGCTGGAGAAGATTGCTGGCTACGACGACGCCAAGCTCAAGGGGAGGATCAATTCCTGTATCCGCGGCGCCCTCAAAGGGAAGGTGCTCGCCCTGGAATCGACCGAGCTCGACTCAATGCTGATCTACCTGCGGAGCCTGCAGCCCGGTTCCTGA
- a CDS encoding sensor histidine kinase, giving the protein MKFQTKLIILTLLANLLLAAGAWQLMIGVNAVQKQVQLFVPATGYLQGISGVHSALTRQARESLDYLISRNPADKKNFFTTGKALDKAFLLWRESAAQQLALKVEGEQEDLERAEATYLLYLGWQKEMREIFALTDQQKWVMALKKFQGAWETHLNNKLFPAINQALHDGMVEVEDTYHGLTLAVGIIPWDLTASSRQLDEIHNVMNILIDGNQVNASVNSQFSALIDYLLNNNADSLERYEHSKIISQEALADWLHVAEKAEPSDHQPSATGQQIAAIDRTFQRFAQQAESAIALKKAGLTTRALALIGGQDDSLIADFHNSTSITIRDGAKALVTRATASRTTGILFLFSIFGFISLFSLGIVREMFASLKTLSTGMDCIGAGDLSHRIVLKGDDVTGRLAQTFNTMMDSLCHSQRDLKKLTSELEQRVENRTLELEAVNRDLEAFNAMVSHDLRSPLAIISGYCELLLAKEMSQSDEAVEQIASAADNIAQIVSALENLTCASLRPLNDEKIDLSQMAAKVIAELQFNSPTSPLDIQIHPTPLAVGDPHLLEIMLTNLLGNALKYSAQTALPRIEFGAFSEQGQTVWFVRDNGAGFDHLKKDMLFKPFGRLHSSKEFPGTGIGLLTVQRIIHRHGGEIHAESRVGAGATFYFSFG; this is encoded by the coding sequence ATGAAGTTTCAGACCAAACTGATAATTCTGACCTTGCTGGCCAATCTGCTGCTCGCCGCGGGTGCCTGGCAGCTGATGATTGGCGTTAACGCGGTGCAAAAACAGGTGCAGCTTTTTGTGCCTGCGACTGGCTATCTTCAGGGGATCTCCGGTGTTCACTCCGCGCTGACCCGCCAGGCGAGGGAGAGTCTCGATTATCTGATTTCTCGCAATCCTGCAGATAAAAAAAACTTTTTCACGACCGGTAAAGCTTTGGACAAGGCCTTCCTTCTGTGGCGGGAATCGGCGGCACAACAGTTGGCGTTAAAGGTCGAGGGAGAGCAAGAGGATCTTGAACGGGCGGAGGCCACCTACCTGTTGTATCTTGGCTGGCAAAAAGAGATGCGGGAGATTTTTGCACTGACGGATCAGCAGAAATGGGTGATGGCCCTGAAAAAATTCCAGGGGGCGTGGGAGACCCACCTCAACAATAAACTCTTCCCGGCCATCAATCAGGCCCTGCATGACGGAATGGTTGAAGTCGAGGACACCTACCATGGGCTGACTTTGGCGGTTGGAATTATCCCCTGGGATCTCACTGCCAGCAGTAGGCAACTGGATGAGATTCACAACGTGATGAATATTTTGATCGACGGCAATCAGGTTAATGCCAGCGTGAACAGTCAGTTTTCTGCTTTGATCGACTATTTGTTAAATAACAACGCGGATAGCCTTGAACGCTATGAGCACAGCAAAATTATCAGCCAGGAAGCCTTGGCTGACTGGTTACACGTTGCCGAGAAAGCTGAACCGAGTGATCATCAGCCCTCGGCGACGGGCCAGCAAATAGCCGCGATAGACCGCACCTTTCAGCGGTTCGCGCAGCAGGCAGAATCTGCTATTGCATTGAAAAAAGCCGGGCTGACCACCCGGGCCCTCGCGCTTATCGGAGGACAGGATGACAGCCTGATCGCCGACTTTCATAACAGCACGTCCATCACCATCCGCGATGGAGCCAAAGCTCTGGTCACCCGAGCGACCGCAAGCCGCACCACCGGGATTTTATTTTTGTTTTCCATTTTCGGGTTTATCAGTCTCTTTTCGCTGGGAATCGTGCGGGAAATGTTCGCCTCTCTGAAAACACTCAGCACCGGTATGGATTGTATCGGAGCCGGCGATCTGAGTCACAGGATCGTTCTTAAGGGGGATGACGTCACGGGCCGCCTGGCTCAAACCTTCAACACCATGATGGACAGCCTGTGTCACTCCCAGCGTGACTTGAAAAAACTGACCTCCGAACTGGAACAGCGGGTGGAGAACAGGACTCTGGAGTTGGAAGCTGTCAACCGTGACCTTGAGGCCTTTAACGCCATGGTCTCTCACGACCTGCGCTCACCCTTGGCGATTATTTCAGGCTACTGTGAATTGCTATTGGCGAAAGAGATGTCTCAAAGTGATGAGGCCGTAGAGCAAATTGCGTCCGCCGCCGACAATATAGCTCAGATCGTTTCTGCCCTTGAAAATCTGACCTGTGCCAGCCTGAGACCCCTTAATGATGAAAAGATAGACCTGAGCCAGATGGCCGCAAAGGTCATCGCAGAGTTGCAGTTCAATTCCCCGACAAGCCCCCTCGACATCCAGATCCATCCGACGCCGCTCGCGGTCGGTGATCCACACCTGCTCGAAATTATGCTGACCAACCTGTTGGGAAACGCCTTGAAGTACTCGGCCCAGACAGCCTTACCCCGAATCGAATTTGGTGCGTTTAGCGAACAGGGGCAAACTGTCTGGTTTGTGCGAGACAATGGCGCTGGTTTCGACCATCTCAAGAAAGATATGCTCTTCAAACCGTTCGGACGCCTCCACTCGAGCAAGGAGTTCCCCGGCACTGGTATCGGGCTGCTCACGGTGCAGCGCATCATTCATCGCCATGGTGGGGAGATTCACGCCGAAAGCAGGGTGGGAGCAGGAGCAACCTTCTATTTTTCGTTTGGCTGA
- a CDS encoding phytoene desaturase family protein has product MTNLDADTIVIGSGSGGLTSALALARAGQKVLVLEQHHAPGGWCQNFSKCGFTFSPGVHYVGRLGPGDETRAIYEGLGAANDLIFFEQNPQHYEHCHIAGVKFDYHAHLPTMTERLLQRFPQEGKGIGKYMELLQNLVYQFPLLLEIDSIKDVILMPYRTRHIGRYGLYSLKRILEGLISDSVVRGILSVQCGDQGLPPSRTMMMLHAGLARHYEHGGYYPRGGGGAIARALVKAIRTAGSEVLTGLGVEKILTESTGRGRRALGVQLADGRELRARHIISNADPHRTFHGLVGETHLSRKLKKRLNKTRYSLPSLVLFLAVDMDMAAAGLDSGNIWYSSEADFDQVFQRAQDPGLYAKESFEALFISAPTLKDPTSYNGRGHTLEVVTFVGYDSFRQFEGTESGSRPKEYEILKQKIVGMFFKTLEKVIPGITEHVVFCELGTPLTNAHYTAATNGCSYGTEKSYSQIGPMAYRVNTEIKGLRLVGASTVAHGVSGAAVSGLHGAASILECKWPELLNPQGQQLQTYPSEDQGSWPDWLKGKIRTSSSLSAKP; this is encoded by the coding sequence ATGACGAATCTCGATGCAGATACGATCGTTATTGGCTCGGGCTCAGGCGGGTTGACCTCAGCTCTTGCCCTGGCGCGTGCCGGGCAAAAGGTCCTGGTTTTAGAGCAGCACCATGCCCCGGGTGGCTGGTGCCAAAACTTCAGCAAGTGCGGCTTTACCTTCAGTCCTGGCGTTCATTATGTCGGCCGTTTGGGACCAGGTGACGAAACAAGGGCCATCTATGAAGGTCTCGGTGCGGCCAACGATCTGATCTTTTTTGAGCAAAACCCCCAGCACTATGAGCATTGCCACATTGCCGGGGTGAAATTCGACTACCACGCCCATCTTCCCACCATGACCGAGCGTCTTTTGCAAAGGTTCCCCCAGGAAGGCAAGGGTATCGGCAAGTACATGGAGTTGCTCCAGAACCTTGTGTACCAATTCCCCCTCCTCCTTGAGATCGACAGCATCAAAGATGTCATTTTGATGCCCTATCGAACCCGGCATATCGGTCGCTACGGACTCTACAGTTTGAAGCGGATCCTGGAGGGGCTGATTTCCGATTCTGTGGTGCGCGGAATTCTCTCGGTTCAGTGCGGTGATCAGGGTTTGCCGCCCTCCAGGACAATGATGATGCTGCATGCCGGGCTGGCCCGTCATTACGAGCATGGCGGGTATTATCCACGGGGCGGCGGGGGCGCCATTGCCCGGGCACTGGTCAAGGCTATTCGTACTGCAGGGAGTGAAGTTCTGACCGGGCTCGGCGTAGAGAAAATTCTCACCGAATCAACCGGCAGGGGACGTCGGGCTCTGGGTGTTCAGCTCGCCGATGGCAGAGAACTGCGGGCGAGACACATCATCTCGAATGCTGATCCACACAGGACTTTCCATGGTCTGGTGGGAGAAACGCACCTGAGCAGGAAACTCAAAAAACGTTTGAACAAAACCAGGTACTCACTCCCCTCTCTTGTTCTGTTTTTAGCGGTTGATATGGATATGGCGGCAGCAGGGTTGGATTCCGGGAATATCTGGTATTCATCGGAAGCTGATTTTGACCAGGTTTTCCAAAGGGCTCAGGATCCCGGGCTCTACGCTAAAGAGTCCTTCGAGGCCCTCTTCATCTCAGCTCCGACCCTGAAGGATCCGACAAGTTACAATGGCAGAGGGCATACCTTAGAGGTTGTCACCTTTGTCGGATATGACAGCTTCCGACAATTCGAAGGAACCGAGTCTGGATCCAGACCCAAAGAATACGAAATTCTTAAACAAAAAATAGTTGGAATGTTTTTCAAGACTCTCGAAAAAGTTATCCCGGGCATTACCGAACATGTTGTGTTTTGTGAACTGGGAACGCCTCTCACCAATGCTCACTACACAGCGGCGACCAACGGCTGCTCTTACGGCACGGAGAAAAGCTATTCACAAATTGGGCCTATGGCCTATCGGGTAAATACTGAAATCAAAGGCCTGAGACTCGTCGGCGCGAGCACGGTCGCCCATGGGGTGTCCGGGGCGGCTGTCTCCGGATTACATGGGGCGGCATCTATCCTGGAATGCAAATGGCCCGAACTCCTTAACCCTCAAGGGCAACAATTACAGACTTACCCGTCTGAAGATCAGGGCAGTTGGCCTGATTGGTTGAAGGGAAAAATACGGACCTCTTCTTCCCTGTCCGCAAAACCCTGA